One Balneola sp. DNA window includes the following coding sequences:
- a CDS encoding RNA pseudouridine synthase yields the protein MKEKRKKFKGSPKRYHPKGITILYEDYDIIVIEKTHGLLTVPNDKEKDNTVEFLLGDYVRKGNPKSRKRVFIVHRLDKDTSGILVLAKSEQSRKFLQDNWKKATKTYYTVINGHLRKKEGILSSYLAQNSIHRVYSVGKDSEDGKLSKTEYNVLKESDEYSLIEVNLLTGRKNQIRVHFAETGHPVVGDKMYGKKEKGIKRLCLHAATLSINHPVTKERMTFETEIPEYFTSLVS from the coding sequence ATGAAAGAAAAGAGAAAAAAATTTAAAGGATCCCCGAAAAGGTATCACCCCAAAGGCATTACCATTTTGTATGAAGATTATGACATCATAGTCATAGAAAAAACACATGGCTTGCTTACTGTTCCCAACGACAAAGAAAAGGATAATACCGTTGAATTTTTGCTTGGCGACTATGTTCGAAAAGGGAATCCAAAATCCAGAAAGAGAGTCTTTATAGTACACCGACTCGACAAAGACACCTCGGGGATTCTGGTTCTGGCTAAAAGCGAGCAATCCAGAAAATTCCTTCAGGATAATTGGAAGAAAGCCACCAAGACCTATTACACGGTTATAAATGGCCACCTTAGAAAAAAGGAAGGGATATTAAGCTCCTACCTTGCTCAGAATTCGATTCATCGGGTATATTCCGTGGGAAAAGATTCAGAAGACGGAAAACTTTCAAAAACGGAATACAACGTTTTAAAGGAATCAGATGAGTACAGTTTGATAGAGGTGAACCTTTTAACAGGTCGTAAAAACCAAATTCGTGTCCATTTTGCCGAAACCGGACATCCCGTTGTGGGCGATAAAATGTACGGAAAGAAAGAAAAAGGGATTAAGCGACTCTGCCTTCATGCCGCAACACTTTCAATAAACCACCCGGTTACAAAAGAGAGAATGACTTTCGAAACCGAGATCCCTGAATACTTCACTTCTTTAGTTAGTTGA
- a CDS encoding efflux transporter periplasmic adaptor subunit, with translation MGWKKTLIISVGILIGAAALIALIFSTEPEASRSGATKQTAMLVNVVEVEQGDFIPSITATGTVIPSQDIVLGSRVSGEILSLSEKFSPGSYVRKGEVLLSIDPSDYENNLQQAKSELSQAQADLKLEMGLQQAAKREYELLDDTLAPENKALVLREPQLETAKAQVEAAESSYKQAELDLQRTTIKAPFDAYILNRNVNIGSLVSPGQDLGRLVGVDHYWVETTVPISKLRWLSFDENSTGSDVIIRNRTAWDEDESRTGTLYRQLGSLENQTRMARVLVEVADPISIQNQNADKPKLIIGSFVETNIQTKPLENVVRLNRDYLRSDETAWVKQGDSLSIRNLEIEFQDAVYAYITAGLEGGEEVITTNLSSVTEGAALRLENSSNSGSE, from the coding sequence ATGGGATGGAAAAAGACATTAATTATTTCTGTAGGAATATTGATTGGAGCAGCAGCTCTAATTGCACTAATTTTTTCTACAGAACCTGAAGCTTCGCGATCCGGAGCGACTAAACAAACAGCCATGCTGGTGAATGTGGTAGAAGTGGAACAGGGTGACTTCATACCTTCTATTACAGCTACCGGCACCGTAATTCCGTCGCAAGATATCGTTCTGGGTTCGCGGGTGAGCGGGGAAATATTAAGCTTATCAGAAAAGTTCTCGCCCGGAAGCTATGTTAGAAAGGGTGAAGTCCTGCTAAGCATTGATCCTTCTGATTATGAGAATAATCTTCAGCAAGCTAAAAGTGAATTAAGTCAGGCTCAGGCAGATTTAAAGCTGGAGATGGGTCTTCAGCAGGCAGCCAAAAGAGAATATGAGCTTTTAGATGATACCCTCGCTCCCGAAAATAAAGCATTGGTTTTACGAGAGCCTCAGCTTGAAACTGCAAAAGCTCAGGTAGAAGCAGCTGAATCATCCTACAAACAAGCTGAATTGGACTTGCAGCGAACTACAATTAAAGCTCCTTTCGATGCCTACATATTAAATCGGAATGTAAATATCGGTTCTTTGGTAAGTCCGGGACAAGATTTAGGAAGGTTGGTTGGGGTCGATCATTATTGGGTTGAAACAACGGTTCCCATATCAAAGCTACGGTGGCTATCATTTGATGAGAACAGCACCGGATCGGATGTAATAATCAGAAACCGAACTGCTTGGGATGAAGATGAATCCAGAACCGGAACGCTTTATCGGCAATTAGGCTCCTTAGAAAATCAAACCCGGATGGCTCGAGTTTTAGTTGAAGTTGCTGATCCAATTTCAATTCAGAATCAAAATGCTGATAAGCCGAAGCTGATTATTGGCTCATTTGTAGAAACGAATATTCAAACCAAGCCACTGGAGAATGTGGTTAGGCTAAATCGAGACTACCTCAGGTCTGATGAAACCGCGTGGGTAAAACAGGGAGATTCATTAAGCATCAGAAATCTGGAAATTGAATTTCAGGATGCGGTATATGCTTATATCACCGCTGGACTCGAAGGTGGCGAAGAAGTTATCACCACAAACTTGAGTTCGGTGACAGAAGGAGCTGCTTTACGACTGGAGAACTCATCAAATAGTGGTAGTGAATAA